Part of the Cloacibacterium caeni genome is shown below.
AGAAACCGAGATATACAATCTACGGTAGAAGATTTACAACAAAATGTAGAAAAACAACTGAAACTTCCTGCTGGTTATTCTATAAAATATGGTGGAACTTTTGAAAATCTTCAACAAGCAAAATCACGTTTAGCAATAGCCGTTCCGGTGAGTTTATTTTTAATTTTATTGATGCTGTATTTTGCATTTAATTCAGTAAAATACGGATTGCTCATCTTCTCTGCAATTCCACTTTCCGCGATTGGAGGAATCCTCTCACTCTGGTTAAGAGACATGAATTTCAGTATTTCTGCGGGAGTTGGTTTCATCGCATTATTTGGGGTTGCGGTTTTAAATGGCATTGTTCTTATTTCGGAATTTAACCGCCAAAAAACAATACAACCAGATTTAAAAACTGCAGTAATTATAGGTGGTAGAACCAGATTAAGACCTGTTTTAATGACTGCCTTTGTAGCATCTCTAGGATTTTTGCCAATGGCAATTTCTACAGGTGAAGGTGCAGAAGTTCAGCGACCACTCGCTACAGTTGTAATTGGTGGTTTATTGTTGGCCACTTATCTTACGCTTTATCTTTTGCCAGTAATGTACATTTGGTTTGAGGCACATTTCCCTGAAAAAAATAGAAAATTGCAAGAAATAGAAGATACTGAAGATGGATACCAACTATAAATCTAAACACAGAGACACAAAGAATTTCACGGAGAACACCGTGAACTCTAATAATTTCTCTGTGACCTCTGTGGTAAAAAATAAATCAAATAAAATGAAAGAAAAATTTTTAAAAATATTCACTTTTCTAATTTTTGGAATAGGATTTTCACAAACTCCTATTTCGTTAGAAAGTGCTATCAATAAAGCTTTGGATAATAATTTAGCCATCAAGGACGGAACATTAAGGGTACAATATCAAGAAAAAATGCAACGTTCTGCTACAGTTATTGATCCATTGATGATTTCGGGAGAAATCGGACAAATGAATTCAGCTTATGTTGACAATAAATTTTCGGTTTCTCAAACAATTAGATTGCCAAAATTTTACAACAGTCAGAAGAAAGTTTTAGCAGAAGAATATAAAAATTCTATGTTACAATTGGATGTTCATAAATGGCAACTCAAAAAAGAAATCTCTTTGATTTACAATGAGTTAAAATATCTAGACGAGAAGAAAAAACTGCTCAAAAAAGCAGACAGCATCTTTTCTCAATATTACAAAAGAGCTGAACTTAGACTGAAAAAAGGAGAAAGCAATCTCTTAGAAAAAGCGACTGCCGAAAACTTGAGAAGTCAAGCAGAACTGCAACTCAACGCACTCGAAAAAGACAGAGAAATTGCTTTGCAGAAATTTAATTTCCTCATCAATGATGGAACTTTTTACCAAAATGATAAAGAAAAATATACTGTTTTAGATATTAACAATCTTGGTGAAAATTTCTCAGGAAATCCAATTATTTTAAAACAATTGGAACAAGAAAAAAACATTCAAAACGCTAAACTTTTGGCTGAAAAATCTAAGCTTACTCCTAGTTTTAACATTGGGTACAACAATATGTCTATGTACGGAACGGGTGCAGATGATAAATTTTATGAACGTTCGGCAAGATTTCACTCTGGTATGGTAGGAATAGGTTTACCTGTTTTTAATTCAGCACAGAAATCAGTGATTGAAGCTCAGAAAATCAACCAACAAATCGCTGAAAATAATTATCAGCTAGGTTCATTACAACTGAAAAATCAATACACACAGAACTTTAATCTTTATCAAAAACTAACGGACGAGATTTCTTACTATCAGAAAACAGGTTTGGCAAACAGCGAAAGCATCTTAAAAACCGCCAATAACCAATATTATAACGGAGAAATCAATTATTTAGAATGGACTCTTTTAGTGAATCAAGCATTTGAAATTGAAAACAAATACACGGATCGATTAAAAGAACTCAATGACATTATTATAGAAATCAACGCGCTGAAAAGCGATAATTAATTAAAAGATGAAAAAATTTACCGCAACACATAGAATTATACATTGGGTTATCGCAATTTCAATGTTCGTATTATTAGCCACTGGATTTTTAAGAATGTATTGGATGGGCAGAAAAACCATTTCTGCTGCTATCAATAACGAACTTGCCGCTAAAGGTTTAGCATTACCAGAAGAAAGCGTTCGTGCTATTGCAAAATCTATCATCAATCCAATGTTTGAGTGGCACGTTAACTTTGCTTATGTATTGGTTTTTGCTTTTGTTTTAAGGATAGTTTATATGCTGGTAAAAGGCATTAAATTCCCTAATCCTTTTTCTAAAACGGCTTCTGGAAAAGAAAAATTCCAAGGGACTATTTATTTTATTTTCTACTTTTTAGTGGTGGTAGAAGCTGCAACAGGTATGATGCTAAAATTTGAATTAGCAGGAGAAAATATTTTAGAAAAAGCCGAAGAAATTCACAAACTAGCCATTTATTGGATGCCAGGATTCATCGTCCTTCACTTTGTAGGAATTACCGTTGCCGAATTGACCAACAAAAAAGGAATTGTTTCTAAAATGATTGGAGGAGAATAATCCTTAATCAAATGAAAATTTTAATTTTTTTAAGCAAAAAATGAATCAAAAATGAAAAAAATAATTTCAATTATAACGATAACTCTTCTACTCTTTTCTTGTGGCAAAAAAGAAGAAACTGCCAAAGAAGAATTTGAAGTATTAGCCGCTGAAAACCAAATTACGCTGAACGATAACCAAATCAAAAATGCGGGTATAGAAATAGGAAATTTAGATTACGAAGATATTTCAGCAAAAATAATCCTCAACGGATCTGTAGATGTTCCGCCACAGAATTTAGCAAGCGTTTCTGCACCAAGTGGTGGTTATGTGCGTTTTATTCGTCATATGCCAGGAATGCACGTAGATAAAGGCGAAACCTTAGCTGTTTTAGAGGATCCACAGATTGTTCAGTTGCAGCAAGATTATCTTTTGGCAAAGTCTAATTTAGGTTACGCACAAAAAGATTATGCTAGACAAAGTGAATTAAATCAAAGCAAAGCTGCATCAGATAAAGCGATGCAACTCGCCCAAACTGAAGCTCAAAATCAAAATATTTTGATGAGAGGAATGGCCGAAAAATTGAGAGCTCTTGGAATAAATCCGAATAATCTGAACGCTGGAAACATCAAAAGAAGTGTGGCGGTTACATCTCCTGTTTCTGGTTATATCTCTAGTGTGAATGTAAAAATGGGACAATATGTTTCACCTACAGAAAGACTTTTTGATGTAGTAAACACAGGAGATATTCATCTTGCACTAAAGGTTTTTGAAAAAGATTTGAATAAAATTGCTTTGAACCAAAGAGTCTTTGCCTATACCAACCAAAATCCACAGAAAAAATACGCTGCAAATGTTATTTTAATTGGCAGAGATTTTCAGCCAGATAAATCTGTAATTATTCTCTGTCATTTTATGGAATATGACAAGAGTTTAATCCCTGGAACATATATGAATGCAGAAGTAGAAACTAAAACTGAAACAGGAAATACCGTTCCTGATGATGCCGTGGTAACTTGGGAAGGCAAACAATATATTTTTGAAGAAATACAACCAAAAACCTATAAAATGTTTCCTGTAACCATAGGAAATTCGGAAAATGGGAGAACAGAAATTTTGAACCTTGACGAAAAGGCTAAAAACAAGAAATTTGTAACGAAAGGAGCTTATTATCTATTGATGGGACTTAAAAATGTAGAAGAATAACACCACAAAACACCCACAAAATGAACTTAAAAAACATCCAAACCGAAGTAGATGCTTCTTTTCTGTACGGTTTATTAGCAGAGAAAGAAGAAGACCAAAATGTAAAAGAAATTTTTTTACAAATGTCTGCCATCGAAAAATCTCACGCAGTAGCATTTTTACAGAAAGTAGGACTCACGGAAAAAGACATGCCGAAACCTTCTACAAGAGCAAAAATTCTTAAAAAAATTGGAGGAATTTTAGGTTATGATTATGTTTTAGGGGTTTTAATGGATACCGAAAAATCATTGTCTAGCTCTATCGGAAAAGCCAGAGTTAATACAAAAACTCAAGCATCTATTTCTGATACAGCTCACGTGAAAATTTTAGAAAATATTCTTCAAAACAATCCTAAAATTGGAGGAAATGCTCTTTCTCGTTTTGAAAAAAGACATCGTTCTGTTGGCGGAAACGCACTTAGAGCAGCTGTTTTAGGAGGAAATGACGGTTTAATTTCCAACTTTTCATTAATTATGGGAGTTGCAGGAGCAAGTAGCGGACAAAAAGAAGTACTGCTCGCAGGTTTAGCTGGGCTTTTAGCAGGTTCATTGTCTATGGCATTAGGAGAATGGATTTCGGTACAGAGTTCCAAAGAATTATACGAAAACCAGATGTCTCTGGAAATGGATGAATTAGAAGTAAATCCCGAAGGAGAATTAAAAGAAATAGAATTGATTTACAGAGCGAAAGGAATTCCTGTGGAACAAGCAGCACAAATGGCAACAGAACTCATGAATGACAAAGATTCTGCACATCAATTTTTGGTAAAAGAAGAATTAGGAATCAACTCCGAAGAACTGAAAGGTTCTGCCATGGAAGCCGCAATTTCTTCATTCGTATTATTTGCAATTGGAGCCATTTTACCACTTTTCCCGTTTTTCTTTTTAGGAGGAACTCCAGCAATTATTGCCAGTGCTATTTCTAGTTCCGTTGGTTTGTTTTTAATAGGTTCTGCCATTACTCTTTTCACAGGAAAGAGCATTTGGTATTCAGGTTTCAGACAAGTTATTTTCGGATTATTGGCTGCAGCAATCACTTTCGGAATCGGTAAATTAATTGGCGTTTCTGTGATAGGATAAAATTTTAAAACATTTCAACTCAATTTTTAAAAATGCCGTGACAAAATTCATGGCATTTTTTTTCAAAAAACCACTCTTATAGTTCTTCAATAAAGGATTTTTTGTAAATTAGTCCTATGAAAAAACTAATAATCACTGCCCTAATTTTATTGAGCTATCAAGTTGAAGCTCAAATCAAAGCTGTAACTGACGAAGGAAAAGAAGTGGTTCTATTTGATAATGGAACTTGGAAATTTGCTAACGATAGTGATGCAAAAGTTCTAGAAACCATCACTACCAATGAAACTCCATTTAATAAAGATAAAGCTTCCACATTTTTATACCGAAGCAAAAAAGTAAATGCGGGAGTTTATGTAAATCCTAAAATCTGGAAAATTACCGATGCTTTTAAAACTCCAGTTTTAGAATATGCTTTTGTAAACAGTTTAAATCCTAATACTTTTGGATTGTTAGTCTCTGAAAATATAGAAGTAGGAAGTTTGAAAAATCTGAAAGATCTCATCATTATCAATACCCAAAATAGAGCAGATTATTTTAAATTAAAAGAATCTGAATACAGAACTGTAAATGGTTTAAAAGTTCTTTACCTAAGATACATTGCGAATACTAAAGGTCTTGATTTTGAATATCAAATGTATGCTTTTCTTACAGACAATGGATATTGCTCTTTAACCAGTTATGCTTTTGCTAAAAATTTCGACCAAAATAAAGCAGAATTAGACCGATTCTTAAATGGTTTGGTAGAAACAAAAAAAGCAGAAGGCACTCAAACAGTAGAAGTATATACATCACCACCTCCAGCAAAAATTAAGAGTAAAAATTAAGAGATTTTCCCCCATTTATTTTTGCCTTTGTACTGCTTAACGTAGTAATTTCTAAGGCTTTGATGCTCTGGAAGCTGTAGATTTCCGTCTATTTTTAGCAAATGTTCTACGGTTTCTTTTGCTGCTTTTATGATATTTCCATCATTTACCAAATCCAGGCGTTTAAAATCTACCATTCCGCTTTGTTGAGTTCCCAGAATATCTCCAGGACCGCGCAATTGCATGTCTACTTCAGAAATTTTAAAACCGTCATTGGTTTCGCACATGGTTTTGATGCGTTTTCTAGATTCTGTGGAGAGTTTATCACCCGTCATCAGAATACAATAGCTTTGTTCAGCTCCTCTTCCTACTCTACCACGAAGCTGGTGCAACTGTGAAAGCCCAAATCTTTCGGCACTTTCTATCACCATTACTGAAGCATT
Proteins encoded:
- a CDS encoding cytochrome b/b6 domain-containing protein, whose translation is MKKFTATHRIIHWVIAISMFVLLATGFLRMYWMGRKTISAAINNELAAKGLALPEESVRAIAKSIINPMFEWHVNFAYVLVFAFVLRIVYMLVKGIKFPNPFSKTASGKEKFQGTIYFIFYFLVVVEAATGMMLKFELAGENILEKAEEIHKLAIYWMPGFIVLHFVGITVAELTNKKGIVSKMIGGE
- a CDS encoding efflux RND transporter periplasmic adaptor subunit, whose protein sequence is MKKIISIITITLLLFSCGKKEETAKEEFEVLAAENQITLNDNQIKNAGIEIGNLDYEDISAKIILNGSVDVPPQNLASVSAPSGGYVRFIRHMPGMHVDKGETLAVLEDPQIVQLQQDYLLAKSNLGYAQKDYARQSELNQSKAASDKAMQLAQTEAQNQNILMRGMAEKLRALGINPNNLNAGNIKRSVAVTSPVSGYISSVNVKMGQYVSPTERLFDVVNTGDIHLALKVFEKDLNKIALNQRVFAYTNQNPQKKYAANVILIGRDFQPDKSVIILCHFMEYDKSLIPGTYMNAEVETKTETGNTVPDDAVVTWEGKQYIFEEIQPKTYKMFPVTIGNSENGRTEILNLDEKAKNKKFVTKGAYYLLMGLKNVEE
- a CDS encoding VIT1/CCC1 transporter family protein translates to MNLKNIQTEVDASFLYGLLAEKEEDQNVKEIFLQMSAIEKSHAVAFLQKVGLTEKDMPKPSTRAKILKKIGGILGYDYVLGVLMDTEKSLSSSIGKARVNTKTQASISDTAHVKILENILQNNPKIGGNALSRFEKRHRSVGGNALRAAVLGGNDGLISNFSLIMGVAGASSGQKEVLLAGLAGLLAGSLSMALGEWISVQSSKELYENQMSLEMDELEVNPEGELKEIELIYRAKGIPVEQAAQMATELMNDKDSAHQFLVKEELGINSEELKGSAMEAAISSFVLFAIGAILPLFPFFFLGGTPAIIASAISSSVGLFLIGSAITLFTGKSIWYSGFRQVIFGLLAAAITFGIGKLIGVSVIG
- a CDS encoding TolC family protein, with protein sequence MDTNYKSKHRDTKNFTENTVNSNNFSVTSVVKNKSNKMKEKFLKIFTFLIFGIGFSQTPISLESAINKALDNNLAIKDGTLRVQYQEKMQRSATVIDPLMISGEIGQMNSAYVDNKFSVSQTIRLPKFYNSQKKVLAEEYKNSMLQLDVHKWQLKKEISLIYNELKYLDEKKKLLKKADSIFSQYYKRAELRLKKGESNLLEKATAENLRSQAELQLNALEKDREIALQKFNFLINDGTFYQNDKEKYTVLDINNLGENFSGNPIILKQLEQEKNIQNAKLLAEKSKLTPSFNIGYNNMSMYGTGADDKFYERSARFHSGMVGIGLPVFNSAQKSVIEAQKINQQIAENNYQLGSLQLKNQYTQNFNLYQKLTDEISYYQKTGLANSESILKTANNQYYNGEINYLEWTLLVNQAFEIENKYTDRLKELNDIIIEINALKSDN